TTATTATTAAATGCTTATAGGACTATGTAGTCTGTTTAATATTAGCCTGTCATTAGCTTACAATCATCCATTAAGACTATAGTTTTGTATACAAGCTCATTATGATAGTAGGACGCGTTCATATGTTGGTATCCATTTCAAGCACCAATGTTCTGAAGCTGTACGTTGTTAATTATAATGCTGCGAGACTCTTCTGTTTAATACTAGGCTGCCACCATAAGTGTTAATTGTATACAAGCTCGTTATAATAGACTCGTTCCTGTACGTTAATTAATTGGTTGCCTATCAGTAGACTATATATCCTAGCAGGCAACCACTATGGCCAGGGGGGTTAACATGACGTGTGCCAGGGATTACCAAGGAGACTACAAATATAACAACTATGAATGCTACGCGCCTTTCATTATTCATTACGAGAATTTAGCTAGTGTACACATATATGCTGTTTtacgaagaaaaagtaaagacaaTTAAGGACGTCTATAGTTACAGCAAATACTATAGAAGCGAGAAAGTTGCGAGAGAAAGCTAATTACCATGACACTGATATATATAAGCACCATTAAGGCATTTTTATACGATTAACTCAAAACTCGGAATGACCCGTGTTCAATTAAATCTTGGCATATAAATCCATAAACACATAAACATATTTTGCACTAAccgttatgccggacgtattacttgggttccgtgtcgcccaGTGCTGCCAGATTTGGGGAATTTTCCCTAGTTTTGGGGAAATCATGATGTTGATGGGGAAATGGGGAATTCATGCCCATTTTTGGGGAATTTTCATATGCGACTTCGGATTTACTAGAAAAAATGGGGATTTTTCATTGTGGAGCAGCATTTTCTCTTAGTTTGGTAATTCTTCAACACATCAATATAAATAATATGATACATAATAACTTTAACGGATGTATCTATGGAAATATAATAATTTTAAGATGAAGAGGTAGCCACTAGTAGGAAACAGACAAGTGATAACGGAGTGGAAGTGAGTGGACGCGTCCAGTTCGCGTCCGCCGCCCGCGAGACAGCTCCCTTACTGTGACTGTGTCACATATATTTATTGGATATTGGATCTTTCAGTTAACTAAAAACATTGGTTGGATTGCTCCATACTAGGCGATACTTGAAAGAGgatttttgttttagtttccctGTAAGTATCACCCTTCTCCAACGCATGACCTCTGAAAGCTCTGATATGTATGATTCAGAGTGAATCATGTATATGATACAGGATTAAGGTTAACTAAGCAATGCTACATTTAAGTTTAAAGTTATAATAAGTTTTGAGAGAAGTGTACTACCTatgtttttcattattgtatttaaGTTTTCATATTAAAAGTGTGTTCAGCATAAATATAATTGGATCTTCAGTTAACTATCCCAGTATCCTATTGTCCATACTACAAGTAGAAAgaaattggtatttttttttagctataACTCAAATAAAACTCAATTAAAACCAAACTTTTTGAAATGGGGAAATTTTGTCCAAAATGGGGAATTTTGGCACTCGGATTTGGGGAAATGGGAGTCATTGCATCTGGCAGCACtggtgtcgccgtcacaagactccgtgggagggagatatgtaaagaccttgcacagcttctgagtttaatattcttccttattaGTAGGGcaacaattcactcttgactcttcactggccactagcttaactatgactgggactgactcctctcgccctcttcttctatatatatatacagaacagtagagtctagaacgttacagtatatattagatcatacaagaacatgtaggaaaaatatgtgcgagttagcaacacttcccgcctgcccctgctcgctcctctcagagtcttccagaggcccatagaccccaggggaagcttccagcacaacattgATTTCACTCATTAAACCATTTCATTCATCATAATTTAACTCATCGATCGGCTCGTATGTATTTCCTTTAATCTTCGGGGTCAGTGTCTTCTTGGGTCCAATTAGCTTAATTCTCTCTAGTAAACTAATTTGTCTTATATCATCTTACGTGTTGCACTCATCACCTGCTTATAATTGGTATGTGAGGAAACACCAATTAAGTCATATAGTTACATATCACCTTCCAAACAATACACAATTATATTACATTGGTGCTATCACGTATTCAGTTtaatgagatggaaggaaagggaaattagaagagaaggaaaggaaagggaaaaaatggaagagaaggaaaggaaattaaggaaagggagatgaacagaagtaaagggaaagaatgagaagggaaaggaaggaacacaaaagaaagggaaaggagtgaagaaaagggaagagagagagagagagagagagagagagagagagagagagagagagagagagagagagagagagagattatttacaGTTTCCCTAATAAGTGTAATGTGAGAGATAAGATAAAGtggtgaaataaaacaaatattacTCAGGCAAGACATCACTTTAATTATTTACCTCTTTGATGATGTCCACACTTAATTGTCAACTTAAAACCTAGCAACAAACCCACTTTTTTCTTTTGGCATTTTGCAGGGtccttatttattaatttatctgcctacctgtcttgtacctgtctaactatctatgagtcctatttatctttctatctgtctattcatctacCTGACTGTATAAGAttcctatttatatttctatGCCTCCtaatctatatgtctatctatctatctaactgtctccCACTCTATTTACAATTTTTGCTTTCTATTTACCTTCCTATATCtaatctgtctatatctatctatctctatctctgcaTTTTTTTATCTACCTTACAGGCACAGGATCACAAACATTCCCCTCAGGCCATTTGCACATTCCTTTCATTCAATACAAAAGCTTTTTAAGTATACAATGGCAAATGTTATAATAATGAACATGAAGATGAAAGACTTTCCTGATTTTGAAAGTGTGGGGGAAAACCTTCCATGTTatgccttccttcttctttgtggCTACTGGAATAGCATTTTCCTTACCTATTTCTTTAAGGATAAcaaccttattttcccttatggggttggatgTTCCTTACACCCATTTGTTGAAAAGCACACAAGGATGCAAACATATCTGAGCACATACTTGCAGACACTTGCACATGCACAAACACAGAGCCATAGAATAGAAGAGTTTGGTCACCTTGATTACAGGTGTCATGTGGTTATCAAAAGAGCCACATGAAATTCAAATGGATACTGATACAATAGTGggttttttttgtgccctaggTATAGTCATAGACTTGATCTTAGAAGtacctagaacacacacacacacacacacacacacacacacacacacacacacacacacacacacacacacacacaaaaaaaaaaaaaaaaaaaaaaatcttgtatcAACATCAATTTGAATTTTGCACAACTCTTTTGGTAACAACACAGTGCCTATGAAAtctgaaattgacccctcttttggacacactttattttttgctttgtgGGGGCAACAATTGgtgggctttttcttttttcaacactttctttttgttgcccttaagctgcttcctatgcacaaaaaaaaaaaaaaaaaaaaaaaaaaaaagatgaagttggCCAAACTCCAATACTATGGCTCTGTACCCCCCTATCTACACCCCCCACACATCCACACTGGAGGGGATCACTTCTTGACTTTGGTGATGTGTGGGGCAGACACTTTGACCTTCCCTGGAAGGTTCCTGGCCAAGTCCTGCTCCTTGACGGCCCTCAGCAGATCTCTCTCTCGGGCCGAGGCTGTGCGGTCCCCCATGAAGAGGGCGAGGGCAGTCTTGCACGCCTTGCCCTTCTTGCCTGGGCCTGGTGTTAGCTTAACCTTGAACCTGTGGGAAACGTGTATGTAAATGACTTGAAAAATAAAAGGTTTACCCAAGATATCTAGCTCCATGTTCGTGTTTAAAACTGTATTATACCGTAAAGACCGTAAAATGAGGTAGCTGAGACATTTCCCAATATAACATGAGTGAACAAGAAGGGGAAAGCTGAAGTCATTcatgaatatattttcatataaatggatctatctatccatctgtatacCAGGCCAGGATCCCCGGAAATGGGGATACCCATAACAAGGTGTATCTACATCCTACAAAGGAAGCAGATAACCAGCCTCCCGATACCAAATACAGGAAGTATGATAAAATAAATGTGTTTGGTTCATGGTGTTGTGATGACAGATGTATGTTAACAACACACATAACAAGATTACAAGTAGTCATAGAATAGTAAAAATGGTAGTGCAATGACCCCCAAGAGAtgctatagtaataataatagtgcaaTGGTAATAATCAGAGTGCAATAAACCaaattaggagcagcgagtagcgggcttttattttttattattgtttccttttttgtgcccttgagctgtctcctgtgttgtaaaaaaaaaaaaaataaataaataaataaatgcaatagTGATAATTATACCAATGAGATCCAGTATATAGTAACAATGGTAGAGCAATGAGCCCACAAGATGCTGTAGGGCTGGAGGGACTTACTTGTAGTTGGTCATGGTGGTGTAGGGTGCACAGACAGGCACAGCGAAGAGCAGCTCATCCTCTGACACAGGAAGGGCCGTCAGGGTGTCCAGAATTGCCAAGTCATCCGCCACCTGAAATGACCTCCTTAGTAGCACCCTTCAGCAACACCGAGACACTGATATACAAATGATCTTTTATTGTGGGACTTTATCAACATCAGGATAACTTAATTTTCTCCTAACTGCCTTAATCTACAAATCATCTTTTATTGAGGTTATGGATGGACTTTTTTTTCTGAGGTACTTTGAAAATAATGAACTTAGATATAGGGAAGATTAAATTAGGCTATTATTGCTTTTATGCTTTTCAGTAAGACTCCTGATGAGTAACATATAAACagtaaaataatgataacaaagatAGTGCTGATCAAATATGACAACAAGGGCTCAGCAGAGATCCTAACACCCTAATAATATTGAACTTTCTATTATAACactaactgatgatgatgatgaaacaatgataaaaacaaaaaggCGTCCCAACATTAATAGAGTAGACCCTCCATTTAGCACATTTCTTTTAGAGTATTTTCTTGTAGCACACCCTTGAGCCgagtccttcacacacacacacactcacacacacacacacacaaaacaaaacaacaacaacaataaagtccCACCAGTCCCAAACTAATAAATCACATTCAAATAACGATCCATTTTACTTGAATTTCTATGGTACCTTTCTTGCATTAAACAGGTCTATTGTACCTATAATActatcaatttctctctctctttttcttcttcttttttttacaacaaaggagacagctcaagggcacacaaaaaaagtaaacaataataaaaaaaagcccgctactcgctgctccctctACTTTATATCACTTTAACACTAATACTATTACTGACCATAATGACCAAACAACAATGGAATCAAAGAGACAACCCAACACTATTACCAAGTCAATGTTTTAtcataccttctcttcctcctcctcctcatcatcctccggCCGCTCCACCTTGACCTCCTGGCTGTTGTTGTTGGCCGTGGCGGGGGCAGGCTTGGCCGGGTCCCTGCCTCCCGGGGGATTCCTTGGCCCAGGGCGTGCTGGGGCTGGtgctttacccttcccttccttgacgcCCTTCTTGCCTGCCTTgcccttcttgttctccttgttgcTTCCTGCTGActggatgagggaaaggaaatgagcaTGGATCCACTAATGCTGGTCACTTTAACTTTTAGGGTGTATGGATACTCTCTTCTTGGAAATGAATTCATCATATAACActgtaagcacacacacaaagaaaaagtaaagtttACCCCATAGAAACATAAATACTTGGAATGCATTAGAAGTGGTGGAGTCAAAGAGTGCAGCGATTTAAGGAAAAAACTGGACAAAATATATATGGGGATAGGACCACACATGTATAACTCAGGTTCTGGATAGCGTATACTACAattagatagatacacacacacacacacacacacacacacaaatatagatTAGATTAGGAGCTTGAGTTCAGGCCctatatactacaaataggtaaatacaaataagtaaatacacacacacatacacacacacatacgcgcgcACCTGCAGCAGACTCATCCTCATGTTCCGCTCCTCTTCGTCCTGGTCTCGgtacttctccctcttcttcatcttccccttctggCCACGTTTGGGAGCGCTGCCACCCTTGCTGTTCTCAttggccgcctcctcctcctcatccttctgctGTTTTGTCTTGCCTGATCCTCCTTTCTggtcatctctcttccctccctttttacctTGAATTACAATACTGTTTATTAAGTTCTGTTATCCCTCTAGGTCAGTACAgtatatttttgtttacttttaccCCCTTATTGGtatctttttcctgcttctaACAAAATAATCTCTCAAATATCCTTAATTACTAAAGATATTTAACGTATTTATATTGTGACATTTTAATCCATTCTCacatgactgactgatttacagTCTGATTGTTTTTGCACTGAAGAACTGGCTAGGAATTAATGCTATAATGTGACACTTAgttgaatatataaataataaactaaTAGAATAGCCTGCAAAAGAAGAATGAGCTAAAACAAGTATAAGTTATGTTCAGTAATAAAACACATGTAGTAAAGACAATGAATGAGGAACACGGTGCAGGCACGATGCTCACCTTTCCCAGCAGAGGACACAGAGTCGTTTTTCTTCCTGTGCACAATGACTGGCTTGTCATCACCCAGGTAGACCACTTCCCCGGCTCCCCCTTCCTGAtcctgctgccccccggagcgCTCCGACGTGTTGGAGATGGTGGACACTGTTCGGGTGCGCAGCGAGAACCTGAGGCATGGGGAGATGCTGGTCACTAGTCGGCTCAATTACTCTTTGTGAAGCTGCTCAGTGTGTGTCTAATCTCTATCCCTGTGTTAATTTTGATACTCCACATCTAGAAACTTTCCCTACTATTATAATCAGTGTAAACTCTGTGCATGTATATATCTATGGATTATGATGAGTGGAATTAATATGGGCATAAAAGTTTCATGGAAGGAATTTTCAGTCATTTGTAAAAGAATACTGAAAAATGAGTTTATCTTAAAAAATAGTCAGCTTTCTTAGTCATAATTCAAATGAGTGACTTTTGCATATGCTGGATTTTCTATTTTCAAAGGGGGATTAAGTAAAAGCCTGTCAGAATTTATTACATGCCAGTGCAGGATGGAGGTGGACTATTACAAGAACAAATAGGAACAGGAGACAAGGCCACAAGTCATGCCCAACACTCACTGGTCGCCGCCAATGTGTGACATCTCCACCACAGTGTCTGGGAACTCCAccggctgctcctcctcctcttccttttctttcttgatgCCTTCAGTGTCTTCCTCCTCACTGTCATCTCTATCTTCTGGCTCCTCTTCAGCTGAAAAGAGTGAGGCAACACTCcaaacaattacacacacacttcTATTATCTTTAAATAAATGATAGCGTAAGCTTTTGATTTTCACATGaaacataaacaataaaatcATCAGGAAAGGGTTAATCACTAAAGTCAAGATTATTGTTATACAGCTCTTAGACATGTTCAAAGAATCTCATTAGTGCTTGCTTTTTCACCTTAGAAGgctagtaataataacaacatataTGTATTGTTAAACACTGACAACACACTTGGTTATTAAATTCATACCTCTAGATATAAGGGAGAGAGCAATAGCAGCTGAAGACTAACAttcaaaataaaggagaaaaatgtgtGTGCCTTGTACTTTAGTAATATGAAACTGTTCTATATCACACATTTAACctcttaactgcggatttcccataagaagacatcatcaagctacaggagtgaaacaaaaagtggttgctacaattcaatgaagattaaatgtagtcatgcaccttgggaggggaaatccagcataccaataccacatgggaaacacaccactatccaccacagaggcagagaaagacctgggagtatatgttacctggctaccagtgaaggccaaatccatgcaaATCACAGCAGACAGGTTAACTTATTTTCTTTACGCACTATACATGCGTTCACTCTGATACTGTCCAAGACCAAGTGGCTCAGTTCAAAAAGTAGTAGGAACTCTCAATCACTTGAAAACTATCCCACAGgaccaaggaaaaagaaaataataagagctATACATAACCTTACTTGATAAACCTCTCTAATAACCTTTGCTCACCATTTTCCTCGTtgttaacttcttcctcttcctttatagtTTCTTCTTGGCTTTCCTTGATGTTTTTGTCTTTGGAGgactcttccccctcttcatcctcttcctcttccagcagGGGGATCTCATTCTGGCCGTCAGGTTCCTTCAGGTCCTCCActttagcttcctcctcctgcgTGCGCACCTTTCTCTCTCCGGCATGTctaaagggaggatggaaagaagttACTGGCTGGCTTGACAAATGATTTCAGCACCATAAGGAGCAAGGAGGTGGGTAGATGAAGAGGGGGAATTTGGTGTCTTCACAAGTACAGAGTAATGTccaagaaaagggagaagtaaaATACCAGTAcaacaaatggaaaaaaatatcttaactgaacacatagatagataaggaaattAAATGCCAATacggagtaggaggaaggagatgaggtgtGGAAACTGGTGTCTCCATAAGTACAGAGAAAGTGATATTCTAGGAAAGggaaaagcaaggaaaacaaTATTTGAACTCAACACAGCAATAGGTAGACAAGGATATAAAATGGCAGTGAAATGTGAGAGTAAGGATGTCAGGTGGAAAATTGGCATCTTCACATGTACAAAGAAATCAATGTCCTGGAAAAGCAATGAAATGAAATTAAacaaaggggaaaaataaatgaactgaacaaagagatagatagatagatagatggaatgcCAGTGGATGTAGCAGAGCAGTGTTGACTCACCGTGGGATCGAGTCATCCTCCAGCCTGAAGAGGAAGCCAAAGCCGTAGACGAGGTGTGAGGGCGGCAGgaagttcttcttgcccctcaCCATGAAGGAGCCGGTGGTGAGGTACTCTCCTGAGGGCGCTGTCTTGCTCACCTGGTTGCCCCACACCCACCACGCTGACGTCACCACCTTCTCATCCCACGCCCGGCTGCCAAAAGCATCTATGTCACTCTTGTGTCCCCTCAGTGTTCATACAGAATGTTGTTCAGCTAGTGTGTGTAAAAACATTGGTTGTTTCCTAAATATTCATGTAAAAATCACAACAAAAAATACTATAACAAAATAGGCCCATTGTGGTGCATACCTTTAACAGAATATAGCACATCCAGAGTTATGAAGATAGAAACACATATAACAAGCTGTCCCTGaatgagaaagaaatacaaaTGGCACCAGTGACTCTCTAGACACTGTGGGCACAGCACCTGTAGCAGAGGGCCATGATGCCGGCCTCATGCAGGGTCTTGGGTGGTGCCTGGCGACCACTGGGGTTCTTGATCACCACGCTGGCTGCTCCGTGCATGTCCGCATGTACGTACACGTCGCCTGGCCGCAGGTGACGCTTCACCAGCAGCTCATTTTGTTGACCGTCCCGGCCTGCCAGGACTGTACACAGACAAAAGGTAATCACCAACAGTCAGGCAGAACAAATACTTTTCTGCATAAAGAGCAAACTGATTAATAGCTGAAAAGTATATAAAACAAATTGGATATATATCACTGAAGAACAGAGCAATGTTAcagtttctcatcttcctttgtttttcacCTATGAAGCAGTGTGTTAGGCATTCTTTTAATAATAATTAAGTTTTACCCTTGGAGTGTCTCCTTTACCAGAAATAttatataagagaaagaaaactgcaCTTGCCTAGATAATTTTCCGAGGATATGAACCAGAGGAACTTTTCAAACCAGAACACCTTCCTGGCcttgttgatgttggtgatggcGGCGACCTCCTTCAGTGTCTGCTGGGTCTTGCGCACGGTCAGCTGCACCACCTTGTGTGAGGCGCTGATGGTCTTCTGCTCCTTCTGGGCCGCCTGCCGCTTCTGGTTGAAGTACCTGTGGAGAAGAGCTGTCATAACTAACTGATAACAGGGAGCATATGACAGGAGGCACATCGCTTCACTCACCAACCGCCTCCAACCCCAACGGTACCCCCGGACAAGTCTCCACACAGTTACCTTTCCTATCACAAATCCATCTCATGCTGTTCCTtaaccttaaaacacacacacacactagaacaaagaagagaaaggggagacctaatacaaatctacaaattattgagcaaaatggaagtagATAACAAGGAGTTCCCACTATAAGAAGAAAttaacaccaggaacacaagaggacatagtaaacaactgaggaagggaagatgcttgagagacataaagaaatatagcttcctgcaaagaaatatagaggtttggaacagactgagtgaagatgtagtatcggcgaggagtgtgcaaagctttaaggaaaagttggataaatgtggATACGGAAAcaggaccacatgagcgtaaagcccagggcctgtaaaactacaactagttaaatacacacacacacacacacacctgcgagcGTTGGCCATGGCTGAGAGGTCGAGGTCAATTTCCACCATCATGGGCCGCATCTTGGTGGACTCATTCCCTTCCTCGCGCTCCTCGTCAGAATCCAGCAACAAGTCGTCCTCCTCACAGTCATATGGATCACTGGGGAAACCAAGCCATCAACATAAATAATAGTGCATGATCCTTTTCACTTCTTGCAATTCCCTTCATTAATATCTACTTATCCCCTGATCTCTTTGATACCACTAAGACAACACACCTCTTCATGACTTGCTCTCTATATAGTCTCTGATTTAGCACCAAGTATAAGAGGCATGTGGTGTAAAATGGGCAACAAAACCTGTGTGCTGAGTCTAGCAGTCACTTTAAAACACGATTTGCTCAAAACTATAAAAATGGCAGGTCACTCCTCTTATACTAAACGCCTCATATATGTCTTTGGCAGCTAGTGTTAGGAAGGGACTAATCCACAGCAACCCAACACACCTCAGCAGGAGTGTCATGCTATTGGTTGCAAGTTTGAGCTGCCTTATCACAGCCGCCACAGGGTCCCCTCGGGCCTGCGCCTCT
The window above is part of the Eriocheir sinensis breed Jianghai 21 chromosome 52, ASM2467909v1, whole genome shotgun sequence genome. Proteins encoded here:
- the LOC126982969 gene encoding ribosome quality control complex subunit NEMF-like, with amino-acid sequence MKTTFTTVDLLAVVAELRQRVVGLRVVQIYDVDNKTYLLKLQRPDHKCVLLMESGTRIHTTEYEWPKSPAPSGFSMKLRKHLRNKRLEEVRQLGVDRVLDLKFGSQEAEHHILVELYDRGNIVLTDSSYTILNILRPRKEGEEVRLVVHEKYPIDRARQARPNPSLDELRQALAAAKENTTIKKLLNPMLDCGGGVLEHELLEAGLAPSTKVTQCLRAENDLAQLHTAACRAQEVVTDWAKRPASQGYIIKKVEKRSKGDGTFEDVPIYQEFIPMHFRQYADMPVEKFPTFNQACDDFFSKLEAVKIDQKAVQKEKEVHRKLENVKRDHERRLQELVEHQRENEERGRLIELNKDLVDKAITVVRSTVANQIDWGEIAELLAEAQARGDPVAAVIRQLKLATNSMTLLLSDPYDCEEDDLLLDSDEEREEGNESTKMRPMMVEIDLDLSAMANARRYFNQKRQAAQKEQKTISASHKVVQLTVRKTQQTLKEVAAITNINKARKVFWFEKFLWFISSENYLVLAGRDGQQNELLVKRHLRPGDVYVHADMHGAASVVIKNPSGRQAPPKTLHEAGIMALCYSRAWDEKVVTSAWWVWGNQVSKTAPSGEYLTTGSFMVRGKKNFLPPSHLVYGFGFLFRLEDDSIPRHAGERKVRTQEEEAKVEDLKEPDGQNEIPLLEEEEDEEGEESSKDKNIKESQEETIKEEEEVNNEENAEEEPEDRDDSEEEDTEGIKKEKEEEEEQPVEFPDTVVEMSHIGGDQFSLRTRTVSTISNTSERSGGQQDQEGGAGEVVYLGDDKPVIVHRKKNDSVSSAGKGKKGGKRDDQKGGSGKTKQQKDEEEEAANENSKGGSAPKRGQKGKMKKREKYRDQDEEERNMRMSLLQSAGSNKENKKGKAGKKGVKEGKGKAPAPARPGPRNPPGGRDPAKPAPATANNNSQEVKVERPEDDEEEEEEKVADDLAILDTLTALPVSEDELLFAVPVCAPYTTMTNYKFKVKLTPGPGKKGKACKTALALFMGDRTASARERDLLRAVKEQDLARNLPGKVKVSAPHITKVKK